The following proteins are co-located in the Microplitis demolitor isolate Queensland-Clemson2020A chromosome 5, iyMicDemo2.1a, whole genome shotgun sequence genome:
- the LOC103569282 gene encoding uncharacterized protein LOC103569282: MKGRVILLIIFFIICELVSESSAAPAPFVFPGPSSDDYSDSYDDGPQGRNLFGNKRKHHRFSGGHGCRGHGCGGGFGLRPDYGGYYPNNQGGSFATASAGSLGASNSQANAQSATFNFGPFSASFSSAQASSGRQNGSPFLNYDY; the protein is encoded by the exons atgaagggCAGAGTGATactgttgataattttttttataatttgtgaACTTGTCAGTGAATCATCGGCAGCACCGGCGCCATTTGTTTTTCCTGGACCCTCATCAGACGACt aTTCCGACTCGTATGACGATGGTCCTCAAGGGCGAAATTTATTTGGCAACAAACGAAAACACCATCGATTTTCAGGAGGTCACGGCTGTCGAGGTCACGGCTGTGGCGGAGGCTTTGG cttgagACCGGACTACGGGGGTTATTACCCGAACAATCAAGGTGGCTCCTTCGCCACAGCATCCGCAGGATCTTTGGGAGCATCCAACAGTCAAGCGAATGCCCAGAGCGCAACTTTTAACTTCGGACCTTTCTCGGCATCTTTCAGCTCTGCCCAGGCTTCTTCTGGCCGTCAAAATGGCTCACCTTTTCTGAA cTACGACTACTAG
- the LOC103569281 gene encoding uncharacterized protein DDB_G0283357, whose amino-acid sequence MKLVECFVPFLVLLLVSSSQAGILRDLAQKHINRVGSVLDPLGLFGGKNDAGATAEANSQSVTNNLNLGPLSFSSAVSSASAKANAGPGGSAVANADANAKATGYGNAQATANANANSNANGIGGINYGNGGYNGNSVPYNGNAYNGNSDDGSYKGNSGYTGNNGFYDGNGYNSANANSNAFADNMGHSNTNTGTFTQGNANAGAGANAQGSGHYGGSNEIRGNNERYINAQNTNNPINNYGGQQRGSSNSADDNYNMYLVPQPNSNNQFNSGVNSNANNPINNYGRQQRGSSNSGSSATANAAADANANTYSVLRPIPNNQFQPAVNSNTNLNTNNPMNNYGEQQRGSSNSGSSATANAAADANANTYSVLRPNSNNQFQPAVNSNTNLNTNNLMNNYGGQQRGSSNSGSSATANAAADANANTYSVLRPNSNNQFQPAVNSNTNLNTNNPMNNYGGQQRGSSNSGSSATANAAADANANTYSVLRPNSNNQFQSGVNSNTNNPNNYGGQQRGSTNSGSSATANAAADANASTYSVPRPNSNNQFQPAVNSNTNNPNNYGGQQRGSTNSGSSATSNAAADANSNTYSILRPVSNNQLNSGVNSNPITNNNRNVIRIVGPTSQLTPTNSGRQRVTITFVEENPTKPGCSRCESNAQAAALADSFSTGSVQPSNNRPSYGQSGLIKIVPSDGSRVTSQSYGSANTVLIPIMLTDSSNLPPERPRHPHKHNHRHPPPQPDFDSYLPQGEQRDIIVYGKPVADEAPAKNNYNSGAYDGQSLNPGTYGAPKYTSNPFIGGAGANAGASANANANAQAGSNAGTYGSKPTKGTYGGQAYNQGQVGSVNPGYYGNSGAGNSDYGKGNSGYYTGNQGPAYGGSGGNSQANAGASATAAANSNANAGSRPTAVGSGNPFLNQPSQGPTYGSSATGNNYGNSGTYAPGPSYGSPGTYGGSTGGQAAANADASAAANANSNAGSTNPFLTQPSYGGSTGNNYGNSGTYGGSSGSNYDNSGHYGSSSPSYGALTGTGQATATADASATANANAGSGNSNTGAGAPFIPQPSQPTNYGQPTGNNYGNSGTYGGSSAPTYDNSGIYGGSSGSGAQAAADASASANANAGSGSSNTGAGNPFLTQASQPTNYGDFSGTNYGDSGTYGGTSAPTYDYSGTYGGSSAPTYDNSGTYGGSSGSAAQAAADASASANANAGSGSPNTGAGNPFLTQPSQSTNYNSGNVGPSYGDSGSYGDANAKADASASASANANGSGQPDKNYYNVAAPQDGGYQTENSGYDNSGYANVKGDSGYYGGFNNNQLPTVNDGSDASANANANAVATANAGSQGAVDSYGNQAGIPYNSGAVNADPSANAVANAAAVANANANANANAVANANANSGAKSPSGGYGNYNTPTGTGYGKNSPTSSANANANASATANANANASATANSNAGAYGNAKATANAQASAVAGPGFGSKSSAIADARAAVDTSKMLIFTD is encoded by the exons ATGAAATTAGTTGAGTGTTTTGTGCCATTTTTGGTGCTGCTTCTAGTCAGCAGCTCGCAAGCAG GTATTTTGCGAGATCTTGCACAAAAGCATATCAACCGAGTGGGTTCAGTTCTAGATCCTCTGGGTCTATTTGGCGGGAAAAATGATGCAGGCGCTACAGCAGAAGCTAACAGCCAATctgtgacaaataatttaaatcttggTCCCCTGAGCTTTTCTTCGGCTGTAAGTTCAGCTTCTGCAAAAGCAAATGCTGGTCCTGGAGGCTCTGCTGTGGCAAATGCTGATGCCAATGCCAAAGCTACTGGTTATGGAAATGCTCAGGCTACGGCAAATGCCAATGCCAATTCTAATGCCAATGGTATTGGAGGCATAAATTATGGCAACGGTGGATACAATGGAAATAGTGTCCCTTATAATGGAAATGCATACAATGGAAATAGTGACGACGGTTCTTACAAGGGAAACTCTGGATACACTGGAAATAATGGCTTCTATGATGGAAATGGCTACAACAGTGCCAATGCAAACTCAAATGCATTTGCTGATAACATGGGACACAGTAACACCAATACCGGTACTTTTACTCAGGGAAATGCCAACGCCGGAGCTGGAGCCAATGCTCAAGGATCTGGACACTATGGAG gATCTAATGAAATACGTGGTAATAATGAAAGATATATTAATGCGCAAAATACTAACAatccaattaataattatggtGGCCAGCAAAGGGGATCAAGTAATTCTGcagatgataattataatatgtatttaGTACCTCAACCAAATtctaataatcaatttaactCAGGTGTTAATTCTAATGCTAATAatccaattaataattatggaaGGCAACAAAGAGGATCTAGCAATTCTGGATCATCAGCAACAGCAAACGCTGCTGCTGATGCTAATGCTAACACGTATTCTGTACTTCGACCGATTCCTAATAATCAATTTCAACCGGCCGTAAATtctaatacaaatttaaacaCTAACAATCCAATGAATAATTATGGAGAGCAACAAAGAGGATCTAGTAATTCTGGATCATCAGCAACAGCGAATGCTGCTGCAGATGCCAATGCTAATACGTATTCTGTACTTCGACCAAATTCTAATAATCAATTTCAACCGGCCGTAAATTCTAATACAAATCTAAACACTAACAATCTAATGAATAATTATGGAGGGCAACAAAGAGGATCTAGTAATTCTGGATCATCAGCAACAGCGAACGCTGCTGCAGATGCCAATGCTAACACGTATTCTGTACTTCGACCAAATTCTAATAATCAATTTCAACCGGCCGTAAATTCTAATACAAATCTAAACACTAACAATCCAATGAATAATTATGGAGGGCAACAAAGAGGATCTAGTAATTCTGGATCATCAGCAACAGCAAACGCTGCTGCAGATGCTAATGCTAATACGTATTCCGTACTTCGACCAAATTCTAATAACCAATTTCAATCGGGTGTAAATTCTAATACTAATAATCCAAATAATTATGGTGGCCAACAGAGGGGATCAACTAATTCTGGATCATCAGCAACAGCGAACGCTGCTGCAGATGCTAATGCTAGCACGTATTCTGTACCTCGACCAAATTCTAATAACCAATTTCAACCGGCCGTAAATTCTAATACTAATAATCCAAATAATTATGGTGGCCAACAGAGGGGATCAACTAATTCTGGATCATCAGCAACATCCAATGCTGCTGCTGATGCTAATTCTAATACGTATTCTATACTTCGACCAGTTTCCAATAATCAACTTAACTCAGGTGTTAATTCTAATCCaatcactaataataatagaaacgTAATAAGAATAGTGGGACCAACTAGTCAATTAACTCCAACGAATTCTGGTAGACAGAGAGTCACAATAACCTTCGTTGAAGAAAACCCAACAAAACCGGGATGTTCTCGGTGTGAATCTAACGCCCAAGCGGCTGCGCTGGCTGATTCTTTCTCTACGGGATCAGTCCAGCCTTCAAATAACCGCCCGTCTTATGGACAAAGTGGTCTTATTAAAATAGTGCCAAGTGACGGCTCGCGCGTAACATCTCAATCTTACGGGTCAGCTAACACAGTACTAATACCCATCATGCTGACGGATTCCTCAAACTTGCCACCAGAACGCCCTCGTCATCCTCATAAGCATAACCACCGTCATCCTCCCCCCCAGCCTGATTTCGATTCTTACCTACCGCAAGGTGAGCAAAGAGATATAATCGTCTACGGGAAGCCAGTAGCAGATGAGGCTCCAG ccaagAATAACTACAACAGCGGAGCCTACGACGGCCAGTCATTAAATCCTGGAACTTATGGTGCTCCTAAATATACCAGTAATCCTTTCATTGGTGGTGCTGGTGCTAATGCTGGTGCCAGTGCTAATGCTAATGCTAATGCTCAAGCCGGATCAAACGCAGGAACTTATGGAAGCAAACCGACAAAAGGCACTTACGGTGGTCAAGCCTATAATCAAGGACAAGTCGGTTCAGTAAATCCCGGCTATTATGGAAACAGTGGAGCTGGTAACAGTGACTATGGAAAAGGTAACAGTGGTTACTATACAGGGAATCAAGGGCCAGCGTATGGAGGTTCTGGTGGAAATTCTCAAGCAAACGCTGGAGCTTctgctactgctgctgctaACTCTAATGCTAATGCTGGATCTAGACCAACGGCAGTTGGTTCTGGTAATCCATTCTTGAACCAGCCGTCCCAGGGTCCAACTTATGGTAGCTCTGCTACTGGAAACAATTACGGTAACTCAGGAACATATGCACCAGGTCCCAGTTACGGAAGTCCTGGTACCTATGGTGGATCTACTGGTGGCCAAGCTGCAGCTAATGCTGATGCCTCTGCAGCAGCTAATGCTAACTCTAATGCTGGTTCAACCAATCCGTTCTTGACTCAACCATCGTACGGTGGATCGACGGGAAATAATTATGGTAACTCGGGTACCTATGGAGGATCATCAGGTTCTAATTATGATAATTCTGGGCATTATGGAAGTTCATCTCCCAGTTATGGAGCACTGACTGGTACTGGTCAAGCTACAGCAACTGCAGACGCTTCCGCAACAGCGAATGCTAATGCTGGATCAGGAAATTCTAATACTGGTGCAGGAGCTCCATTTAtacctcaaccatctcaaCCCACGAACTATGGACAGCCTACAGGAAACAATTACGGAAATTCTGGTACCTACGGAGGGTCATCAGCTCCCACTTATGACAACTCTGGTATTTATGGAGGATCATCAGGTAGCGGAGCCCAAGCTGCAGCAGACGCATCAGCCTCAGCAAATGCCAACGCTGGTTCAGGAAGTTCCAATACCGGGGCAGGAAATCCCTTTTTGACTCAAGCATCGCAGCCTACAAATTATGGAGACTTTAGTGGAACTAATTACGGAGACTCTGGTACTTATGGAGGAACTTCAGCTCCCACTTATGACTACTCTGGTACTTATGGAGGGTCATCAGCTCCCACTTACGACAACTCTGGTACTTACGGAGGATCTTCAGGTAGCGCAGCCCAAGCTGCAGCAGACGCATCAGCCTCAGCAAATGCCAACGCTGGTTCAGGAAGTCCCAATACCGGCGCAGGAAATCCCTTCTTAactcaaccatctcaatcaaCAAACTACAATTCTGGTAATGTTGGACCCAGTTATGGAGACTCTGGTTCTTACGGAGATGCCAATGCCAAAGCTGATGCTTCTGCTTCTGCTTCCGCAAACGCAAATGGTAGCGGCCAAcctgataaaaactattacaaCGTCGCTGCACCTCAAGATGGAGGATACCAAACTGAAAACAGTGGGTACGACAACAGTGGTTACGCCAACGTAAAAGGCGACTCGGGATATTATGGCGGCTTCAACAACAACCAGCTTCCGACTGTAAACGACGGGTCTGATGCCTCTGCCAACGCAAACGCCAACGCAGTTGCAACTGCCAATGCCGGTAGCCAAGGAGCCGTTGATTCCTACGGCAATCAAGCAGGTATTCCGTACAACTCTGGAGCTGTAAATGCTGATCCCAGTGCCAACGCTGTTGCCAATGCCGCAGCTGTCGCCAATGCCAATGCAAATGCAAACGCCAATGCCGTAGCCAATGCCAATGCCAATTCCGGCGCCAAAAGCCCATCAGGAGGCTACGGAAACTACAATACACCAACTGGAACTGGATACGGTAAAAATAGTCCCACTTCCAGTGCCAACGCCAACGCCAATGCAAGTGCGACTGCAAATGCAAATGCCAACGCAAGTGCGACTGCTAATTCCAATGCCGGAGCATACGGAAACGCAAAAGCAACAGCCAATGCCCAAGCAAGTGCAGTCGCTGGTCCAGGGTTTGGATCCAAAAGCTCAGCCATCGCTGACGCCAGAGCCGCCGTCGACACTTCAAAAATGCTTATCTTCACGGACtaa
- the LOC103569283 gene encoding uncharacterized protein LOC103569283, producing the protein MAQLLASFIIISVCVIVNVQGQLPTDKKLVIGQAFDEIVVSSDLNVRRKSKENRQDKKILMNVPSGTTGPGKPTEIAFRLVSSDGSRIKDTPNKRQRRTSNQWALEHWILESRN; encoded by the exons ATGGCGCAACTTTTGgcttcttttataattatatcggTATGCGTAATTGTCAATGTTCAAGGTCAGCTACCGACAGacaaaaaat TGGTAATTGGTCAAGCATTCGATGAGATTGTGGTATCATCGGATTTAAATGTGAGACGTAAATCAAAAGAAAATCGCcaagacaaaaaaatactgatgAACGTGCCATCAGGTACCACAGGACCTGGAAAACCCACTGAAATTGCGTTTAGGCTCGTGTCCAGTGACGGTAGTCGGATTAAAGACACACCGAACAAACGGCAACGACGGACATCTAATCAatg GGCACTGGAACACTGGATACTGGAATCTAGAAATTGA